One segment of Ziziphus jujuba cultivar Dongzao chromosome 12, ASM3175591v1 DNA contains the following:
- the LOC132800178 gene encoding TMV resistance protein N-like has product MGIQESRFAIVVFSEKYATSSWCLNEVAKIVKYCNLDRRRTIIPIFYHVEPNHVRNQTGTFGEPFTGKHKDQNVDTVNKWRNALTQVADIEPRWEVKQGRHESDVIQEIVNKIFKELYERASNDLVGMDSRIKKIQSLVDECQSHDVCTIGIWGMAGIGKTTLARWFFQSMFDKFEASAFIGNVREEYEKNGMVHLQKRLLKILLSDDEDIHDDHMVTNILSQRLRSKKVLIILDDVDKPEQIASLVGNWKNHYDWLGRGSRVFVTTRDKHLVVNYGQDYIYKVDKLNDDEALKLLHQRAFDKNSNLDEYRELSIQVVEYANGHPLTLEVLGPYLKAKTVDAWSNILAELKKHPNDEPIHRARRVSYNGLDEWTKKIFLDIACFFKGEDLYRVKKILDSCTFYPTSGVKVLIEKCFITIASDKLWMHDLLQEFGHEIVRQESIDVLGKRSRLWNHKDARYVLEKYEGTKAVEGIFLNLPENEELQLSEEKKMLEMTKLRLLKIHNVPNFSQCGYLSNELRVLDWHQYPLNYMPSSFQPKNLVELNTSDSCIERLWDQETTLRLEKLIVLNLSNCEYLVETPDFSRVPSLERLILEGCKRLSKIHPTIEKLKQVMLLNLKGCESLDSLPQGICFNFLETFILSGCTKLDRFPEIVGDTSHLSQLYLDGTAIKELPTSAERLSSLILLDLRECKNLLSLPDFICSFTSLENLNISGCSLIDQLPENIGSLEKLEKLDACRTAIRKAPSSILPESFSSLSSLTCLSLAECNLEEGAIPEDIGCLTLLERLELSGNNFMSLSDSISQLSNLRRFSVDNCRKLGSLPKLPLNVKHVQANDCPILNDHMTIWPSDEGFSFIDCRNSVKAEGCLTHHPLPMPEEHIATLFPKFIKDQIYHGGNLELRFPCARIPDWCIHMSSGSSKRIRLPEKDSNETWLGFALFIVFLIKKQENFHDGRYNTFCKFYTGEGCLQNPLEIESFNGFKVGSYGLCVYVPKTRFGNQLDRASHIEASISTDRSDVEVLECGLHVIFNKDVAKFTQDLVDTSNEHLNLTSIKHYKHILEKASELERSGDIHELQHDSSPRKQVFGTLHPTSQLRIDLNALLSRIFFEGSLYTRNLPIPFSFPIVGFVSGWFFHQSAGCNVVCYLPANILDDKSWIGLSLYATLKMSPSDSLKNYSDSKIAPPLLHIDLHSHGSSISHIKTLDNLPIMPHSQQPFLFHVPRVYFEEHQLNRCWGISVLFRTSIPNVEVERCGIRAIYEKDLGNVIEMINECQLGYADDEQLCYQAYEMLVESIIDTFQFVKPETKEQEMPIHSSYSSQRFN; this is encoded by the exons gCATGAATCAGATGTTATACAGGAAATTGTTAATAAGATTTTCAAAGAACTGTATGAAAGGGCCTCAAATGACTTGGTTGGCATGGATTCTCGCATAAAGAAAATTCAGTCGCTAGTGGATGAATGCCAGTCCCATGATGTTTGCACCATAGGGATATGGGGCATGGCGGGGATTGGTAAAACAACTTTAGCTCGTTGGTTTTTCCAAAGTATGTTTGACAAATTTGAAGCTAGCGCTTTCATTGGCAATGTGAGAGaggaatatgaaaaaaatggCATGGTTCACTTGCAAAAGCGTCTTCTCAAAATCTTATTGAGTGACGATGAAGACATACATGATGATCATATGGTAACCAATATATTAAGCCAAAGATTGCGTTCCAAAAAGGTGCTTATCATTCTAGATGATGTCGATAAACCGGAGCAAATAGCAAGTTTAGTTGGAAATTGGAAAAATCACTATGACTGGCTTGGTCGAGGGAGTAGAGTGTTTGTGACAACCAGAGATAAACATTTGGTGGTGAATTATGGACAGGATTACATATATAAGGTTGATAAGCTAAATGATGATGAAGCTCTTAAACTCTTACATCAAAGAGCGTTTGACAAAAACAGTAATTTAGACGAGTATAGAGAGTTGTCCATCCAAGTTGTAGAATATGCAAATGGTCATCCTTTAACTCTCGAAGTTTTGGGTCCCTACTTGAAAGCGAAAACCGTTGATGCATGGTCAAACATATTGGCTGAATTGAAGAAACATCCAAATGATGAACCAATTCATCGAGCGCGTCGAGTAAGTTATAATGGATTAGACGAATGGACgaagaaaatttttttggaCATAGCATGTTTCTTCAAAGGAGAGGATCTATATCGTGTGAAAAAGATATTAGATAGTTGTACGTTTTATCCTACAAGTGGTGTAAAAGTGCTTATAGAAAAATGCTTTATAACTATTGCAAGTGACAAGCTATGGATGCATGATTTGCTACAAGAATTTGGTCATGAGATTGTTCGTCAAGAATCCATAGACGTGTTGGGCAAACGTAGTAGGCTCTGGAATCATAAGGATGCACGTTATGTACTTGAAAAGTATGAG GGAACAAAAGCCGTTGAAGGCATATTCCTTAATTTGCCTGAAAACGAAGAACTGCAGTTGAGTGAGGAGAAGAAGATGTTAGAAATGACAAAGCTACGGTTGTTGAAGATTCATAATGTGCCTAACTTTTCTcaatgtggatacctttctaaTGAGTTACGCGTTTTGGATTGGCATCAATATCCTCTAAACTATATGCCATCAAGTTTTCAACCTAAAAATCTTGTTGAACTCAACACGTCTGACAGTTGTATTGAACGACTATGGGATCAAGAAACTACA CTTCGTTTGGAGAAGTTAATAGTGCTCAATCTTAGCAATTGTGAGTACTTGGTCGAAACCCCTGACTTCAGTAGGGTCCCCAGTCTTGAGAGGCTGATCCTTGAAGGTTGTAAAAGGTTATCAAAAATTCATCCGACAATCGAAAAGCTCAAACAAGTCATGTTGTTGAACTTGAAAGGTTGTGAATCTCTTGACAGTCTTCCCCAAGGCATCTGCTTCAACTTTCTTGAGACTTTTATTCTTTCTGGATGTACAAAACTTGATAGATTTCCAGAGATTGTGGGAGATACTAGTCATTTGTCACAACTTTATTTGGATGGGACGGCTATCAAAGAGCTACCAACATCAGCAGAGCGCTTAAGTAGCCTTATTTTGTTGGATCTTAGAGAATGCAAGAACCTTTTAAGTCTTCCAGATTTCATTTGCAGTTTCACATCTCTGGAAAATCTTAACATTTCAGGTTGCTCACTTATTGACCAATTGCCAGAAAACATAGGCAGCTTGGAAAAATTGGAGAAACTTGATGCATGTAGAACTGCTATAAGGAAAGCACCTTCCTCCATT TTGCCTGAGTCATTCTCTAGTTTAAGCTCCTTGACATGTTTAAGTCTAGCTGAATGTAATCTAGAAGAAGGAGCGATCCCTGAAGACATTGGTTGTTTGACCTTACTCGAGCGTTTAGAGTTGAGTGGAAACAATTTCATGAGCTTATCTGATAGCATCTCTCAGCTTTCTAATCTTAGACGTTTCTCTGTGGATAATTGTAGAAAACTTGGATCATTGCCAAAACTTCCATTGAATGTGAAACATGTACAGGCAAATGATTGTCCTATTCTAAATGATCATATGACAATATGGCCTTCTGATGAGGGATTCAGTTTCATTGATTGTCGTAATTCAGTCAAGGCTGAAGGATGTCTTACACACCACCCTCTTCCAATGCCCGAAGAACATATCGCCACACTCTTTCCTAAATTCATTAAG GATCAAATCTATCATGGAGGAAACTTGGAACTTCGTTTTCCTTGTGCAAGAATTCCAGATTGGTGCATACATATGAGTTCTGGGTCTTCTAAAAGAATCAGACTACCTGAAAAAGATAGTAATGAAACGTGGCTTGGATTTGCCCTGTTTATTGTTTTCCTAATCAAGAAACAAGAAAACTTTCATGACGGTCGGTACAATACTTTCTGTAAGTTTTACACTGGTGAAGGTTGTCTTCAAAATCCCCTTGAGATAGAAAGCTTCAACGGCTTCAAGGTCGGGTCTTATGGACTTTGTGTCTATGTACCGAAGACAAGGTTTGGAAATCAATTGGATCGAGCAAGTCATATTGAAGCTTCGATTTCGACAGACAGATCGGACGTGGAGGTGCTAGAATGTGGGCTGCATGTAATATTTAACAAAGATGTGGCAAAGTTTACTCAAGATTTAGTTGATACATCTAATGAACACCTAAACTTGACCTCTATTAAACATTACAAGCATATACTAGAAAAGGCAAGTGAATTGGAAAGATCTGGTGATATCCATGAACTTCAACATGATTCAAGTCCCAGAAAGCAAGTCTTTGGAACTTTGCATCCTACCAGCCAACTGAGAATAGATCTAAACGCCTTACTTTCAAGAATATTCTTTGAG GGATCCTTATATACACGCAACTTGCCTATCCCATTCAGTTTTCCTATAGTAGGATTTGTCTCAGGTTGGTTCTTCCATCAAAGTGCGGGGTGCAATGTAGTTTGCTATCTTCCTGCAAACATACTTGATGACAAGTCATGGATAGGACTTAGTCTATATGCTACACTCAAAATGAGTCCCTCTGATTCGCTCAAGAATTATTCAGATTCAAAAATTGCTCCTCCTTTGCTTCATATTGACTTGCATTCTCATGGAAGTAGTATTTCACATATAAAAACGCTTGATAATCTTCCCATAATGCCCCATTCACAGCAACCTTTTTTATTTCATGTCCCACGAGTGTATTTCGAAGAACATCAGTTGAACCGATGTTGGGGAATAAGCGTTTTGTTTAGGACCAGCATACCAAATGTGGAAGTTGAAAGGTGTGGGATCCGAGCAATATATGAGAAAGATCTGGGAAATGTAATTGAAATGATAAATGAGTGCCAATTAGGCTATGCAGATGATGAGCAATTATGTTACCAAGCATATGAAATGCTAGTGGAAAGTATCATTGATACGTTTCAGTTTGTCAAGCCCGAAACAAAGGAACAAGAAATGCCAATCCATTCAAGTTACTCCTCTCAAAGGTTTAATTAA